AAGGAGGCCATCGAGAAGGTCTCGGCCGCGATCTGCCGCCACCACGGCTGGAGCGAGCGCTCGGTCATCGGCCACAAGGAGTGGCAGCCGGGCAAGACCGACCCGCGCGGCTTCACGATGGACGGGATGCGGGGGCGCATAGCGCAGCGGCTGAAGGGCGGCGGCGGTGGCGGTGGGCCCACCCCCGACCCGACGCCTGTGCCCAAGCCGAAGTACGTGCCGTTCCCCGGCAGCGGCTTCTTCCACGTCGGCCAGAAGTCCCCGATCATCACGGCGATGGGTCGCCGCCTGGTCGCCGAGGGCTGCGGCCGCTACGAGGAGGGCCCGAGCCCCGACTGGACCGAGGCCGACCGCCGCTCCTACGCCGCCTGGCAGCAGAAGCTGGGCTTCAAGGGCAAGGACGCGGACGGCGTCCCCGGCAAGGTCAGCTGGGACAAGCTGAAGGTGCCCGACGGGGGGAAGTGAGCCGGCCCCGGCGCCGAGCCGCCCTGAATACCCCGTGGAGGTATTCAGGGCGGCTCTGACTTGTGTGACGGGTCTTGCTCGGCACTCGGAAACAAGTCACACTGGTACCGAACGAATGGTCGGTTGGGGAAGCTGGTATCGATGACGACATCACACGCCGCCGAGGCGCCCCCCGAGGGGCAGCTGCAGGAGCACTTCGATGCGACGATCTCGCGCGACCAGCGGATCGAGCCGCGTGACTGGATGCCGGACGGCTACCGCAAGACGCTGATCCGCCAGATCGCGCAGCACGCCCACTCGGAGATCATCGGCATGCAGCCGGAGGGCGAGTGGATCACGCGCGCGCCGTCCCTGCGCCGCAAGGCGATTCTCTTCGCCAAGGTGCAGGACGAGGCCGGGCACGGGCTGTATCTGTACTCGGCGGCGGAGACCCTGGGCGCCGACCGCGCGGACCTGACGAACCGGCTCATCGAGGGCCGCCAGAAGTACTCGTCGATCTTCAACTACCCGACCATGAGCTTCGCCGACGTCGGTGTGATCGGCTGGTTCGTGGACGGCGCCGCGATCTGCAACCAGGTGCCGCTGTGCCGGTCGTCGTACGGGCCGTACGCGCGCGCGATGGTGCGGATCTGCAAGGAGGAGTCCTTCCATCAGCGGCAGGGCTATGAGCTGCTGATGACGATGATGCGCGGCACCGAGGCCCAGCGGGAGATGGTGCAGGACGCGGTGAACCGCTGGTGGTGGCCGTCCCTGATGATGTTCGGCCCGCCCGACGACGCCTCGCCCAACTCCGCGCAGTCGATGGCCTGGAAGATCAAACGGCACACCAACGACGAGCTGCGCCAGCGGTTCGTCGACATGACCGTCCCGCAGGCCGAGAAGCTCGGCGTCACCCTGCCCGACCCCGAGCTGCGCTGGAACGCCGAGCGCGGCCACCACGACTTCGGCACCCCCGACTGGGACGAGCTGATGCGGGTCATCAAGGGCGACGGCCCGTGCAACGCCCAGCGGATGGAACGGCGCAGGAGCGCCCACGAGGAGGGCGCCTGGGTGCGGGAGGCGGCCACCGCCCACGCCGCCAAGCAGGCCGCCCGCGCGGAGAAGGGAGCGGTGGCATGACCGCCGAGAGGCCGTCCGAGAATCCGTCCGAGAAGCAGGACTGGCCGCTGTACGAGGTGTTCGTGCGCGGCAAGCGCGGGCTCAACCACGTCCACGTGGGCTCGCTGCACGCCGCCGACGACCGGATGGCCCTCACGCACGCGCGCGACCTGTACACGCGCCGCAACGAGGGTGTCTCGATCTGGGTGGTGCGCTCGGAGCACATCGCCGCCTCGACACGCGACGAGAAGGACCCGTTCTTCGCGCCCAGCGCCGACAAGGTCTACCGCCACCCGACGTTCTACGACATCCCCGACGACGTCCCGCACATCTGAAGGAGAGGGCATGAGTGACGACCACGTCTACATGACCCTCGCCGAGGGACACGAGGACGACACCCGCTGGGCGTACGGCACCGGCTTCGAGGACCCCCTGCACGGCGTGGACACCACGGTGCCCGAGGGCGTCGACGCCGCCGAACTGGCGGCCGTGTGCGTCGAGTTGGCCGACGACGCCCTGGTCTCGGCCCAGCGCCTGGCCGAGTGGATCACCCGCGCCCCCGAGCTGGAGGAGGAGGTGGCGCTGGCCAACATCGGCCTCGACCTCCTCGGCCAGGCCCGCCTGCTCTACTCCCGCGCCGGCCAGGCCGACGGCACCGGACGCGACGAGGACGCCTACGCCTACTTCCGGGACGCCGGCGACTTCCGCAACGTACGCCTGGCCGAACTCCCATGCGGCGACTTCGCGTTCTCGATCGTCCGGCTGCTGATGCTGTCCAGCTGGCGCCTCGCGCACTTCGAGCAGCTGGCGTCGCACCCGGACCCCGTGCTGGCGGCGATCGCCACGAAGGGCGTCAAGGAGCTGGCCTACCACCGACAGTACGCCGCCGAGTGGGTCGTACGCCTGGGTGACGGCACGGAGGAGTCGCACCGCCGCACACGCCGGGCCCTGGAGCAAGTGGCCCCATACGTGGGGGAGTTGTTCACGGCGTACGGCGTACGGGACGAGGTCGTCGCCGTCCTGCGCCAGGTCACCGAGGCCGCCGGCCTGCCCATGCCGGTGTACCGGCCGCTGCCCGGATCCGGCCGCCACGGCGAGCACACCGAGCATCTCGCGCCCCTGCTGGCCGAGTTGCAGGGGGTGGCCCGCGCCCACCCGGAGGCGACATGGTGACCACCCTGCTCGACGCCCGGCGCGCCCGGCACATCGCCGAACAGGTGCCGGACCCCGAGCTGCCCATGCTCACCCTGGCCGACCTGGGCGTCCTGCGGAGCGTCGAGACGACCGAGGACGGCACGGTCGTCGCCAGCCTGACGCCGACCTACTCGGGCTGCCCGGCCATGGCCGAGATGCGGGCGGACGTGGCGGCCCGACTGCGCGACGCGGGGTACGCGCGCGTGGAGATCCGTACGGTCCTCGATCCACCGTGGACCAGCGACTGGATCACCCCGGCAGGCCGCCGCAAGCTCGCCGAGCACGGCATCGCCCCGCCCGGCCCCGCCCCGCGCACCCGCGGCCCGGTCCCGCTCGTGCTGTCGCCCACCCGGCGCGCGGTGACCTGCCCGCGCTGCGGCTCGGCGGACACCGAGGAGACCTCCCGCTTCGCCGCCACGTCCTGCAAGGCGCTGTGGCGCTGCCGCGCCTGCCGTGAGCCGTTCGAGTACGTCAAGGAGATCTGAATGGAAGGCCTGAGGGAAGCACAGACGGCTGCCGCGGCACGCCCGCGCACCCGCCGCCGTCCGGCCTTCCACACCCTGCGCGTCGCCTCCGTGACGCCCCTGTGCGCGGACGCGGTCGCCGTCGGCTTCGACATCCCGCCGGAGCTGGCCGAGGAGTTCGCCTTCGCGCCCGGCCAGTCGCTGACGTTGCGGCGCGAGATCGACGGGCGGGACGAGCGGCGGTCGTACTCGATCTGTTCGCCGGCTGGGTCGAGTCCTCGTATCGGCGTACGGGTCGTTCCGGGCGGCCTGTTCTCGTCGTGGCTCGTCGAGGACGTACGTCCCGGCGACACCGTCGAGGTGATGGCTCCCACCGGCGCCTTCACGCCCCACCTGACGACCCCCGGCCATCACGTGCTGATCGCGGCGGGCTCCGGCATCACGCCCATGATGTCCATCGCCGAGTCCGTCCTGGCCGCCGACTCCCGCTCGACGGTCACCCTCTTCTACGGCAACCGCCGCACCGACACCGTGATGTTCGCCGACGAGCTGGCGGACCTGAAGGACCTGTACCCGACCCGGTTCCAGCTCGCCCATGTCCTGTCCCGCGAGCCGCGGGAGGCCGAGGTGCTCTCCGGCCGTATCGACGCCGAGCGGCTGTCGACGCTGGTCGACGCGCTGGTCGACGTACGGGCCGCCGACCACTGGTGGCTGTGCGGCCCGCACGGCATGGTCCGGGACGCGCAGCAGGTGTTGGAGGGCCTCGGGGTCCCGGCGGAGCGTGTGCATCAGGAGCTGTTCTACGCCGACGACGAGCCCGTACGGGAGGTGCACCACGAGGAGGGCGGCCCGCAAGGGCCGGTCAGCGAGGTCACCATCACCCTCGACGGCCGCTCCACGACCGCCGCCCTGCCCAGGGAGCGGACCATCCTGGACGGCGCCCAACGCACCCGCCCCGACCTGCCGTTCGCCTGCAAGGGCGGCGTCTGCGGCACCTGCCGGGCCCTGGTCACCGACGGCAAGGCGGACATGCGGCGCAACTTCGCGCTGGAGGCGGCCGAGGTGGACGCCGGCTACGTCCTGACCTGTCAGTCGTACCCGGTCTCGGAGACGCTGACGGTGGACTACGACAGCTGAGCCGGCCGTAAGAAGTCGAGTGGCGAGGAAAGCGAAAGGACTGGTTCAAGAAGGAGTTGAGAAGGAAGTCCCTTCATGGCCTCGCCACGGCCGACTCTAACAGTCACGCGGGGATCAGGTCGCGCAGATTTTCGGGGGTGACGATCCGCGACTCCGGATGCAGCCCGTCCGGCCGCTGCAGGCCGATGTAGGTGACGGGACCCTCGGGAACCGTCTCGCCGTCCCAGAGGGTGGTCGACGAGGCGTCCAGCAGGCCGGTGAGGTAGCGGACCGTCAGCTGCTCGCGCTCCACGATGCCGCGCAGCAGCGTCGCGACCGAAACCCGGTTCGCCTCGACCCGGTTGGCCGCCGGAGTCCCCTTCAGATACAGGTGCAGCCACTTGGCGCACCACCGGCCGTCCGCACCGCGCAGGAACGCCAGCGGCAGCGCGACCCGGCCCGGCCCGCGCAGGCCGGACTTCATGCGCACGGTCCGCGGCTCGAACGGACGGCCCTGCTGCCGCGCCTCACGCAGCATGAACCCGAAGAAGGACTCCTCGACCTCCTCGAAGCCCTCCCCGGAGAAGATGTTGACCTGCGGGACGATGAACTCGCCGCGCACGGCACCGAGGCGCAGGTCGATGAACTCGGAGGCGCCGTCGGGTGCCTCGGTGATGTCCCCGGAGTGCTCGCCCTCGAGGGCCTTGAGGTTGGTGTACGCCAGCCAGCAGACCGTCGCGTAGTCGGCGTCCAGCATCAGCGCCGACAGGTCGTAGTCGGTGCGGTGGGCGGCCTGCTTCCAGTACACGAAGAAGCGCAGCAGCTCGCCGTCCACGGGCGACACCGACCCGCGGGGCAGTACGCCGAGTCCGGCCGGGGCGGCCCGGCCGCTGAGCGGCAGGGCGACATCCAGGACGTCCGGGTCGATCAGCAGGTGTCCCGGGGCCGGCAGACGGCGCCGTATCTCCGCGTCGAGGACGGCGATCAGACGCTCCCGTTCGGGCGGCAGCACGGGCGGACGCTCGTCCTCGGTGACCCAGGCGCGGCCGAGCCGGTTCACGAACACGCGGGGCTCGCCGGTCTCCTGCGCGCGGTTGGCGAGGTGTTCGCGGACCGACAGCAGGACCCGTCCGGAGACATCGGCCACGACCTCCTCGGCGGCGGCCGCGACCGTGGTGCGCTCGTCCTGGTCGAGGGCCATGCGCAGCAGCCGGTCCAGGGAGCGGAACAGTTTTCCGGGCGCCGACTTCAGCAGCTCCGCCGCGCCGATGACGTCGTGCATGCCGAGCAGTTCCTCCACCCGGCTGTCGAAGGAGCGCGCCTTCTTCTCGCCCCGCGCGACCGCGAACACATCGGCGGCGTGCGGCCACTGCGGGTACTCGTGCGGATGCAGGCGCTCGCCGAGCCGCTTGAAGTCCTCGCGGTACGCGTGCACGTCCGCGAGCTTGGCGGGCGCGGCGGCGACCACCGAGTCGAGGCCGGCCAGCAGCGCACGGCGCACCGGCCGGGAGAGCCCGCGGAACCGCGTCGCCTCCACAAGGGTCACGTCACCGCCGGACACCGCGCAGGCCAGCCGCAGCACATCGGTGACCGTGTCCAGCAGCAGCGCCGAACCGGCCCGCAGGCGAGCCCGGTTGATCACGGCACGGTTCTCCCGGACCGGGATCTCCGCGGGCTGCGGCCCGTCGGCGCACGCCTCGGCCAGCACCTCCAGATCACGCAGGGCGTCCTCGCCGAGCGGGGTGCTGCTGCCCGCCAACGCCAGGTACAGGGCGGTGACTTCGGCATCCGCGTCGGCGCCCGGGTGCAGTACCGTCATACGGTCGCCGGCCGCCTCGATCAGCTCCTCGTGGTGGTCCAGCATTTCGGCGTAGGTGTGCTGGTAGCGGCCGTACGACGGCAGGGTGAGCAGGTCGACGACACCGTCGCTCAACTGCTCCAGAACGCTCGCGCGTGTCGTGTCGTCGGCGAGTGCCTCGGCGATGCAGCGCGTCCCGAAGTCGTACGTGTCCGGCACGTTGGCCGGGAAGTCGACGAAGTACACGTTGTGCCGCACATGGTCGCCGACCATCTCGCGGACCGTGCCCAGCGTCCGCACCGCGGTGTCGACGACCGTGCCCTCGGACAGCCCGGACAGACGGGCCAGCAGCTCTGCCGAGAGCTTGAAGCCCACGGACATCAACGCGGCGTCGAACTGCCGTGCCGCGACGGCGCCTTCCCCGGCGGGTCCCGCGGGGGAGGGGAGACGGTGGACGTGCCGGATGACCAGGGGTTCGAGACGGTGGACCATTCCCGGATGATCCCGCATGCGTACGTGCGTTCGCATGCGGGTTTTCCGCGTCGAGCGCCTGTCGAGTGGCGGTGTCGAGTCGGCGTCGAACCCGGTTTTCCTCACACGTCGCACTAGTCATATGTGCGGAAATTTGGCGGGTATCGTTCGCGGTTCGGCCGGGCATCGTTAGTTGGCGGGGTTTGAGGTGAGAGGGGAACAATGCCGTCGTCGTCGATGCGGTTGGCCGATGCCCAGTCACAGCCGGTGCTCAGCCCGCCGGCGCCTGTCGCCGTCTTCCTGGTGGTCACGATCGAGCCGGGTGGCGAGCCGGAGGTGCGCGATCTGCTGGCCGGGCTCGCGGGATTGGTGCGGGCCGTCGGGTTCCCCAGTCCCGACGGCGGTCTGTGCTGCGTCGCCGGAGTGGGGTCCACGGCCTGGGACCGGCTGTTCGGTGACCCGCGTCCCCGGGAGCTGCACCCCTTCAAGGAGTTGGAAGGGTCACGCCACCGTGCCGTGGCGACCCCCGGCGACCTGCTCTTCCACATCCGTGCCGCCCGCACGGACCTGTGCTTCGCCCTGGCCGCCGAGATCATGAAGCGGCTGCGCGACGTGGTCACCGTCCAGGACGAGGTCCACCAGGCGTTCGCCTACTTCGACTCGCGCAACGTCCTCGGCTTCGTCGACGGCACCGAGAACCCGGTCGGCCAGGCGGCGGCCGAGGCGGCGGTCGTCGGGGACGAGGATCCCGCGTTCAGCGGCGGAAGCTACGCCATCGTCCAGAAGTACCTGCACGACGTCGACGCCTGGGAGGCCCTGGCGGTCGAGGCCCAGGAGAAGGTGATCGGCCGCTCCAAGCTGACCAACATCGAACTCGACGTGCCCGGCTCCCACCGGGACGTGAACACGGTCACCGGCCCGGACGGGGAGGAGCTGGAGATCCTGCGCGGCGCCATGCCGTTCGGCAGGCCCGGGCACGGCGAGTTCGGCACGTACTTCATCGCCTATGCCCGTACGCCCGAGATACCGGAGGCCATGATGCGGAAGATGTTCCTGGGTGGCCCGGAATCCGGCCCCGACCCGATCCTCGACTACTCGCAGGCCGTCACCGGAACCCTCTTCTTCATCCCGCCGGTCACTTTCCTCGAGTCGATCCAGGAACGGTCCGTGACGGACTGAGCCTGCCCACGACGAGAACGCGAGGAGGGGGTCAGGGGCGCTCCGCGGCGCGTTCCGCGTTGCGCTCCTTCAGGCGGGCCGCCTCCTTGCGGACCTCGGCCTGGGTGGCCTGCTCCTTCCGCAGCCACTCGGGCTGCTCCTGCTTGAGCGCCTCGATCTGCTCGGTGGTGAGGGGCTCCGTGACGCCGCCGCGGGCCAGGCCCGCGATGGACACGCCGAGCTTCGCCGCGACCACCGGGCGGGGGTGCGGGCCGTCGCGTCGCAGGTCGCGCAGCCACTGCGGCGGGTCCGCCTGCAGCGCGTTCAGTTCCGCGCGCGTGACGACACCCTCGCGGAACTCGGCGGGGGTGGCTTCGAGGTACACACCCAGCTTCTTGGCCGCGGTGGCGGGCTTCATGGTCTGGGTGCTTTGGTGCGACGTCATGGTCTCAAGGGTATCGACTGGGTGAACCCCCGCCGACCACGGCCGGTAACCTGGCCAGGTGACAGGCTCGGAAGTACCCCCTTCGTCCTCGGAAGCAGCCGCTTCCTTCCGGCTCGCGTACGTCCCGGGAGTGACCCCCTCGAAGTGGGTGCGGATCTGGAACGAGCGCTTCCCCGACGTCCCCCTGACCCTCCGCGCGGTCACCGCCGCCGAGGCGTTTGACCTGCTGCGGGACGGCGCCGCCGACGCCGGTTTCGTACGGCTGCCGGTCGACCGTGCGTTCTTCAGCGCGATCCCCCTGTACACCGAGACCACGGTCGTCGTCGTCCCCAAGGACCACGTCATCGCGGCAGTGGATGAGGTGACCACGGACGACCTGGCCGACGAGGTCCTCTTCCACCCCCTCGACGACGTCCTCGACTGGGACCGGCCACCGGGGCAGCCCGCCTTCGAGCGCCCCGCGACCACCGCGGACGCCGTCGAGCTCGTCGCGGCCGGCGTCGGCCTGCTCGTCGTACCCCAGTCGCTGGCCCGTCTCCACCACCGCAAGGACCTCACCTACCGGACGCTCGTGGACGCCCCCCAGTCGAGCATCGCCCTGTCCTGGCCGGAGGACGCGACCACCGACCTGGTCGAGGACTTCATCGGCGTCGTCCGCGGCCGCACGGTCAACAGCACCCGGGGCCGCACCACGTCCCAGGCCGCCCCGGACCAGCCCAAGCGCAAGCGCCCCGAAGCCGGCGGCAGCCCCCGGCGACAGCCGGGAACCGGCCGAAGCCCCCGCGGCGGCTCCGGCGGCTCCGGCGGCGCCAAGGGAACCAAGGGCGCCAAGGGCACGGGTCGAGGCAAGCCCCGCCGCCGGTCGTAGCGGACGGCCGACCGGCACCCGCGATCGTCACCGTGCCAGGATCACCGCGCCGGGCGTGCGGCGCAGGTGCGGTAGGGCCCCGAGTCCCGGACCCGGGGCCCTTGGGCGGGCGGCGGCTCAGGGGGCGTACGTGGCCTGCTCCGCCGTGCGCACGACCGTCTGTCCGTCGGCCTGGCTCAGCAGACCGCCGGTCACCCACGCGTTCACGGTGGCCCGCACACGCGAGACCAGCGCAGCCTTGCTGCTGAACGGCGCCCCGGCCCAGATCTCGTCCAGGAGCGTGGTGCCGTCGGACTTCGCGGGGTTGGCGACGCCGGAGTCGGTGTTGCCGAAGACGATCCGGGGTTCGGAGCGCCGGAAATAGGCGTGGGTCGGGTCCTCGGTGCCCTCGAAGAAGGGGGCGAACTCGGTGCCGCCCAGGGTGTAGTGGAGCGGTTTGCCGGACACCGGGGTGAGGGACGGCAGCAGGTCGCCGGAGAGTCCGGCGTTGCGGTACAGCCCCAACTGGAGGTAGTCGGTCGAGGAGTT
Above is a window of Streptomyces sp. DT2A-34 DNA encoding:
- a CDS encoding DUF5997 family protein yields the protein MTSHQSTQTMKPATAAKKLGVYLEATPAEFREGVVTRAELNALQADPPQWLRDLRRDGPHPRPVVAAKLGVSIAGLARGGVTEPLTTEQIEALKQEQPEWLRKEQATQAEVRKEAARLKERNAERAAERP
- a CDS encoding Dyp-type peroxidase, whose amino-acid sequence is MPSSSMRLADAQSQPVLSPPAPVAVFLVVTIEPGGEPEVRDLLAGLAGLVRAVGFPSPDGGLCCVAGVGSTAWDRLFGDPRPRELHPFKELEGSRHRAVATPGDLLFHIRAARTDLCFALAAEIMKRLRDVVTVQDEVHQAFAYFDSRNVLGFVDGTENPVGQAAAEAAVVGDEDPAFSGGSYAIVQKYLHDVDAWEALAVEAQEKVIGRSKLTNIELDVPGSHRDVNTVTGPDGEELEILRGAMPFGRPGHGEFGTYFIAYARTPEIPEAMMRKMFLGGPESGPDPILDYSQAVTGTLFFIPPVTFLESIQERSVTD
- a CDS encoding TerD family protein gives rise to the protein MVHRLEPLVIRHVHRLPSPAGPAGEGAVAARQFDAALMSVGFKLSAELLARLSGLSEGTVVDTAVRTLGTVREMVGDHVRHNVYFVDFPANVPDTYDFGTRCIAEALADDTTRASVLEQLSDGVVDLLTLPSYGRYQHTYAEMLDHHEELIEAAGDRMTVLHPGADADAEVTALYLALAGSSTPLGEDALRDLEVLAEACADGPQPAEIPVRENRAVINRARLRAGSALLLDTVTDVLRLACAVSGGDVTLVEATRFRGLSRPVRRALLAGLDSVVAAAPAKLADVHAYREDFKRLGERLHPHEYPQWPHAADVFAVARGEKKARSFDSRVEELLGMHDVIGAAELLKSAPGKLFRSLDRLLRMALDQDERTTVAAAAEEVVADVSGRVLLSVREHLANRAQETGEPRVFVNRLGRAWVTEDERPPVLPPERERLIAVLDAEIRRRLPAPGHLLIDPDVLDVALPLSGRAAPAGLGVLPRGSVSPVDGELLRFFVYWKQAAHRTDYDLSALMLDADYATVCWLAYTNLKALEGEHSGDITEAPDGASEFIDLRLGAVRGEFIVPQVNIFSGEGFEEVEESFFGFMLREARQQGRPFEPRTVRMKSGLRGPGRVALPLAFLRGADGRWCAKWLHLYLKGTPAANRVEANRVSVATLLRGIVEREQLTVRYLTGLLDASSTTLWDGETVPEGPVTYIGLQRPDGLHPESRIVTPENLRDLIPA
- the paaB gene encoding 1,2-phenylacetyl-CoA epoxidase subunit PaaB — protein: MTAERPSENPSEKQDWPLYEVFVRGKRGLNHVHVGSLHAADDRMALTHARDLYTRRNEGVSIWVVRSEHIAASTRDEKDPFFAPSADKVYRHPTFYDIPDDVPHI
- a CDS encoding peptidoglycan-binding protein, producing MAKPLSASKMVEILRAEGLTVHEVRSWRTHNRNSKGAWGPVNGVMIHHTVTKGTEASVNICYNGYSGLPGPLCHGVIDKKGHVHLVGNGRANHAGLGDSDVLRAVINESKLPHDNEADTDGNARFYGFECVNLGDGKDPWPEAQKEAIEKVSAAICRHHGWSERSVIGHKEWQPGKTDPRGFTMDGMRGRIAQRLKGGGGGGGPTPDPTPVPKPKYVPFPGSGFFHVGQKSPIITAMGRRLVAEGCGRYEEGPSPDWTEADRRSYAAWQQKLGFKGKDADGVPGKVSWDKLKVPDGGK
- the paaE gene encoding 1,2-phenylacetyl-CoA epoxidase subunit PaaE, which codes for MEGLREAQTAAAARPRTRRRPAFHTLRVASVTPLCADAVAVGFDIPPELAEEFAFAPGQSLTLRREIDGRDERRSYSICSPAGSSPRIGVRVVPGGLFSSWLVEDVRPGDTVEVMAPTGAFTPHLTTPGHHVLIAAGSGITPMMSIAESVLAADSRSTVTLFYGNRRTDTVMFADELADLKDLYPTRFQLAHVLSREPREAEVLSGRIDAERLSTLVDALVDVRAADHWWLCGPHGMVRDAQQVLEGLGVPAERVHQELFYADDEPVREVHHEEGGPQGPVSEVTITLDGRSTTAALPRERTILDGAQRTRPDLPFACKGGVCGTCRALVTDGKADMRRNFALEAAEVDAGYVLTCQSYPVSETLTVDYDS
- the paaC gene encoding 1,2-phenylacetyl-CoA epoxidase subunit PaaC; this translates as MSDDHVYMTLAEGHEDDTRWAYGTGFEDPLHGVDTTVPEGVDAAELAAVCVELADDALVSAQRLAEWITRAPELEEEVALANIGLDLLGQARLLYSRAGQADGTGRDEDAYAYFRDAGDFRNVRLAELPCGDFAFSIVRLLMLSSWRLAHFEQLASHPDPVLAAIATKGVKELAYHRQYAAEWVVRLGDGTEESHRRTRRALEQVAPYVGELFTAYGVRDEVVAVLRQVTEAAGLPMPVYRPLPGSGRHGEHTEHLAPLLAELQGVARAHPEATW
- a CDS encoding LysR family substrate-binding domain-containing protein; protein product: MTGSEVPPSSSEAAASFRLAYVPGVTPSKWVRIWNERFPDVPLTLRAVTAAEAFDLLRDGAADAGFVRLPVDRAFFSAIPLYTETTVVVVPKDHVIAAVDEVTTDDLADEVLFHPLDDVLDWDRPPGQPAFERPATTADAVELVAAGVGLLVVPQSLARLHHRKDLTYRTLVDAPQSSIALSWPEDATTDLVEDFIGVVRGRTVNSTRGRTTSQAAPDQPKRKRPEAGGSPRRQPGTGRSPRGGSGGSGGAKGTKGAKGTGRGKPRRRS
- the paaD gene encoding 1,2-phenylacetyl-CoA epoxidase subunit PaaD, whose protein sequence is MVTTLLDARRARHIAEQVPDPELPMLTLADLGVLRSVETTEDGTVVASLTPTYSGCPAMAEMRADVAARLRDAGYARVEIRTVLDPPWTSDWITPAGRRKLAEHGIAPPGPAPRTRGPVPLVLSPTRRAVTCPRCGSADTEETSRFAATSCKALWRCRACREPFEYVKEI
- the paaA gene encoding 1,2-phenylacetyl-CoA epoxidase subunit PaaA, with product MTTSHAAEAPPEGQLQEHFDATISRDQRIEPRDWMPDGYRKTLIRQIAQHAHSEIIGMQPEGEWITRAPSLRRKAILFAKVQDEAGHGLYLYSAAETLGADRADLTNRLIEGRQKYSSIFNYPTMSFADVGVIGWFVDGAAICNQVPLCRSSYGPYARAMVRICKEESFHQRQGYELLMTMMRGTEAQREMVQDAVNRWWWPSLMMFGPPDDASPNSAQSMAWKIKRHTNDELRQRFVDMTVPQAEKLGVTLPDPELRWNAERGHHDFGTPDWDELMRVIKGDGPCNAQRMERRRSAHEEGAWVREAATAHAAKQAARAEKGAVA